The proteins below come from a single Cervus elaphus chromosome 4, mCerEla1.1, whole genome shotgun sequence genomic window:
- the KLK4 gene encoding kallikrein-4, with the protein MTTAGKPWGWFLGHLLLGVTGSLAWGGSSRIINGEDCRPHSQPWQAALFLENEFFCGGVLVHPQWVLSAAHCFQKSYTIGLGLHSLEADQEPGSQMIEAHLSIQHPEYNKPSLANDLMLIKLEESVPPSDTIQDISIASQCPTAGDSCLVSGWGRLVNGRLPKVLQCVNISVVSEKICSELYAHVYHPSMFCAGGGQDQKDSCHGDSGGPLVCNGSLQGLVSFGQARCGQPDVPSVYTNLCKFADWIQKTIQAS; encoded by the exons ATGACCACAGCGGGAAAGCCCTGGGGCTGGTTCCTGGGGCATCTCCTCCTCGGTGTCACAG gatccctcgccTGGGGCGGCAGCAGCCGCATCATAAACGGCGAGGACTGCCGCCCGCACTCGCAGCCCTGGCAGGCGGCCCTGTTCTTGGAAAATGAATTCTTCTGCGGGGGCGTCCTGGTGCATCCGCAGTGGGTGCTGTCAGCCGCACATTGTTTCCAGAA GTCCTATACCATCGGGCTGGGCCTGCACAGTCTTGAGGCCGACCAAGAACCAGGCAGTCAGATGATAGAAGCCCACCTCTCCATCCAGCACCCAGAGTACAATAAACCATCTTTGGCCAACGACCTCATGCTCATCAAGTTAGAAGAATCTGTGCCCCCGTCTGATACCATCCAGGACATCAGCATCGCCTCCCAGTGCCCGACCGCCGGGGATTCCTGCCTGGTCTCCGGCTGGGGTCGGCTGGTGAATG GCAGACTGCCCAAAGTGCTCCAATGCGTGAATATCTCAGTGGTATCGGAGAAGATCTGCAGTGAACTCTATGCCCACGTGTACCACCCCAGCATGTTCTGCGCTGGTGGAGGCCAGGACCAGAAGGACTCCTGCCAT GGTGACTCCGGGGGCCCCCTGGTCTGCAACGGGTCCCTGCAGGGCCTTGTATCCTTTGGACAAGCCCGGTGTGGCCAACCTGACGTGCCAAGCGTCTACACCAACCTCTGCAAGTTCGCGGACTGGATACAGAAAACCATCCAGGCCAGTTAA